ATCGAAGAAAGACCTATCCAAAGAGAAGGATACTTTATCGGTGTTATGCTTCCTGAAGCGCTCAATATCGCTTTTGACATTGCAACCAAGCTTCGAAAAAGCAATCGGGTCATTATGGAATACAAACCAAAAAGCCTCAAAGCACTGCTCAAAGGCGCAGATAAGCATAATGCAAAATACGCTCTGATTATAGGAGAAGATGAGTTCAATGAAGGTCTTGTCTGGATTAAAGATCTTGAAAAGAAAGAGGAAAAAAGAATCGATCTACAAAACTTTTTGGAGCAATAATGAAAAATTACGGTATCCATCTGTGGTCCAATGGTGATTTTGTTATCGAAGATGGTGTGGTTAAAGTCAATTATGCCAATAAACCCTCCTTGTATGAGATTACAAAGCAGATCAGAGATACCGGAATCCGAGGGCCCGTTCTTCTTCGGTTTCCTCACTTAATCAAAAAACAGATCGACAATCTTTTCAAGGAGTTTCAAAAATCGATCGACCAATTCAACTATAAAGGAAATTTCAACGCCGTTTTTCCTCTGAAAGTGAACCAGTTTCCCAATTTTGTCTCTTCCTTGGTAGAAATAGCAAAAGAGTACAACTACGGACTGGAAGCTGGAAGCAAAGCAGAGCTCATCATAGCTATGGCATACAACAACAAAAATGCACCTATTACCGTCAATGGCTTCAAAGACAAAGGGATGATCACTCTTGGCTTTTTGGCTGCGAAGATGGGATACGACACCACACTTACAATCGAAGGGCTCGGTGAACTGGAAAACATCATTGAAGCGGCAAAAGAGTATAAAGACCCGATTCCAAATATCGGTCTTCGTATCCGTTTGCACAGTTCAGGTATCGGCATTTGGGCCAAAAGCGGAGGTATCAACTCAAAGTTTGGTCTAACGGCAACAGAACTGTTAGAAGCAATGGAGCTTCTAAAAAGGAACGATCTTTTAGAAAAATTCACCATGATCCACTTTCATATTGGCAGCCAGATTGGCGAGATCAATCCTGTCAAGAAAGCTTTGCGAGAAGCAGGAAACATCTATGCTGAACTCAAAAAAATGGGAGCCATGAATCTCAGAAACATCAATCTTGGCGGAGGCCTTGCCGTTGAATACTCCCAGCATGAAAATGTTCATCAAAGAAACTATACCTTGACAGAATTTACCAACGATGTCGTTTTCCTTCTCAAAGAGATAGCCCAGCAAAAAGGTGTTGAAGAGCCAAATATCTTTACTGAGTCTGGCAGATTTATCGCAGCAAGTCATGCAGTACTCATTGCACCGGTCCTTGAACTCTTTAGCCAAGAGTATACGGAAAAGGGATTACGACTCAAAGAAAAAAATCCTCCATTGGTACAAGAGCTTTATGACCTGTACACCTCGATCAATCCATCCAATGCTATTGAATATTTTCACGATAGCCTCGATCATATGGAATCGCTTCTGACACTATTTGATCTTGGCTATATCGATTTACAAGATAGAAGCAACACTGAAATTTTGGTGCACCTTATCATCAAAAAAGCGATAGAGCTAACAAAAGACAAAGATCGCTACGAACTCAAACGAATCCAAGACAGGGTCCAAGAGCGATATCTGCTCAACTTCTCCCTTTTCCAGTCCCTGCCAGACTTTTGGGGTTTGGGACAGCGCTTTCCGGTTATGCCTTTGAATAAACTTGATCAAACGCCTACGAGAAGTGCCTCACTATGGGATATCACCTGCGATAGTGACGGAGAAATCGATTTCAATGTGGATTATCCTCTTTTCTTGCACGATGTGGATCTTTCACAAGAGGAGTATTTTCTTGCTTTTTTCCTTGTTGGAGCCTATCAGGAAATTCTTGGTATGAAACATAATCTCTTCACCCATCCTACAGAAGTAACCGTTCGTTTTGATCACAATGGGTATAGTTTAGAAAATATGGTAGAAGCCCAAAGTATTCTCGATATCCTGTATGATTTAGACTACGACATCAACGAAATCCAGTCCAATCTCAAACAGCTTATTGCACAAAGTAATTGTGAGAATAAAGAGAAACTGTTAGAAATTTTGAGTATTCTTCTGCATGAAAACAATTATCTGAAAATTTCTCAAAAAAAGGAAAGCGATGCGTAAACTCTCTCTCTTTGAACAGATCAAAGAGGACTTCTCTATCGTATGGGAGCGAGACCCAGCGATCCATTCCAAGTTTGAACTCTTTACAA
This region of Nitratiruptor sp. YY08-10 genomic DNA includes:
- the speA gene encoding biosynthetic arginine decarboxylase translates to MKNYGIHLWSNGDFVIEDGVVKVNYANKPSLYEITKQIRDTGIRGPVLLRFPHLIKKQIDNLFKEFQKSIDQFNYKGNFNAVFPLKVNQFPNFVSSLVEIAKEYNYGLEAGSKAELIIAMAYNNKNAPITVNGFKDKGMITLGFLAAKMGYDTTLTIEGLGELENIIEAAKEYKDPIPNIGLRIRLHSSGIGIWAKSGGINSKFGLTATELLEAMELLKRNDLLEKFTMIHFHIGSQIGEINPVKKALREAGNIYAELKKMGAMNLRNINLGGGLAVEYSQHENVHQRNYTLTEFTNDVVFLLKEIAQQKGVEEPNIFTESGRFIAASHAVLIAPVLELFSQEYTEKGLRLKEKNPPLVQELYDLYTSINPSNAIEYFHDSLDHMESLLTLFDLGYIDLQDRSNTEILVHLIIKKAIELTKDKDRYELKRIQDRVQERYLLNFSLFQSLPDFWGLGQRFPVMPLNKLDQTPTRSASLWDITCDSDGEIDFNVDYPLFLHDVDLSQEEYFLAFFLVGAYQEILGMKHNLFTHPTEVTVRFDHNGYSLENMVEAQSILDILYDLDYDINEIQSNLKQLIAQSNCENKEKLLEILSILLHENNYLKISQKKESDA